The Zootoca vivipara chromosome 5, rZooViv1.1, whole genome shotgun sequence genome includes the window ggcaagaatacacagaggaattataccagaaagatatggaggtctcgtacaccccaggtagtgtggttgctgaccttgagccagacatcttggagagtgaagtcaaatgggccttagaaagcactgctaataacaaggccagtggaagtgatgatattccagctgaactatttaaaatcttaaaagatgatgctgttaaggtgctacacccaatatgccagcaagtttggaaaactcagcaatggccagaggattggagaagatcagtctacatcccaattccaaagaagggcagtgccaaagaatgctccaactaccgcacaattgcgctcatttcacacgctagcaaggttatgcttaaaattctacaaggcaggcttaggcagtatgtggatcgagaactcccaggagtgcaagctggatttcgaaagggcagaggaaccagagaccaaatagcaaacatgcgctggattatggagaaagctagagagttccagaaaaacgtctacttctgcttcattgactatgcaaaagcctttgactgtgtcgaccacagcaaactatggcaagttcttaaagaaatgggagtgcctgatcacctcatctgtctcctgagaaatctctatgtgggacaagaagctacagttagaactggatatggaacaactgattggttcaaaattgggaaaggagtacgacaaggttgtatattgtctccctgcttatttaacttatatgcagaattcatcatgcgaaaggctggactagatgaatcccaagccggaattaagattgccggaagaaatatcaacaacctcagatatgcagatgacacaaccttgatggcagaaagtgaggaggaattaaagaaccttttaatgagggtgaaagaggagagcgcaaaatatggtctgaagctcaacatcaaaaaaaccaagatcatggccactggtcccatcacctcctggcaaatagaaggggaagaaatggaggcagtgagagattttactttcttgggctccttgatcactgcagatggtgacagcagtcacgaaattaaaagacgcctgcttcttgggagaaaagcaatgacaaacctagacagcatcttaaaaagcagagacatcactttgccgacaaaggtccgtatagttaaagctatggttttcccagtagtgatatatggaagtgagagctggaccataaagaaggctgatcgccgaagaattgatgcttttgaattatggtgctggaggagactcttgagagtcccatggactgctagaagatcaaacctatccattcttaaggaaatcagccctgagtgctccctggaaggacagatcgtgaagctgaggctccaatactttggccacctcatgagaagagaagaatccttggaaaagaccttgatgctgggaaagatggagggcacaaggagaaggggacgacagaggacaagatggttggacagtgttctcaaagctacgaacatgagtttgaccaaactgcgggaggcagtgcaagacaggagtgcctggcgtgctatggtccatggggtcacgaagagtcggacacgactaaacgactaaacaacaacaacagtaccatTGCCTCTTAATCACAAGCTGTAGGAGATACCTGCAAAGCTTACATCCGAAACAACAGTACTGCAGCAGATGGAAGGGAAGCTAAAGGTCAATTgcaatctattttttttaaaaagcccatagAATATTGATCAGATTCACGCTACAGAAATAGGACAAcctcccccaatctggtgccctccagcaccCAGCTGCGAATGATGGCTCCTAAAGGGgactaggttggggaagggtgtATCAGGATTACTACACATaaaattgtggaattggaagggaccacgagggtcgtcaacttcaacctcctgcaatacaggaaacttttgctcaacatggggcttgaaaccctaagagactgagctagatggaccatgtaGCTTTTAAAGTGCAGTCAAACTACAGGTTATTCACCTGcagcttactcctaggtaactaAGCAAAGGCTTGCAATTATCCTGATCCTAATGAATTGTAGGTACAGTATTTGTTATCTAGTGTTGCTCTTTCATCTGTGTTCATGCCTGTCAGTCTGTATATACATCATGCAGTTGCCTGCGTTTCTGAACTCTCCTTGAGGGCCTGCActtcaaaaatataaatttattcttCACCTTGCAAAAGTAAAGTttacaaacatttttaaagcagttgCAAGACTGTTCTAGAGGTAGTGTGTCTATATATTGGTGACGACATGAGCACTGGTCAATAGATGCCCATCGGTGTCAGGCTTCAAACTGAACTAAGCTGAAAACCTgcaaaatctgccccccccacctccaataaCCACACACCCTTCTGGACAGAAACATGCACATTTGTTTAGAAGGCACTGACAGCACTTTCAGCCACTTTTGCCACTTTAAAAAGGTTGTGATTGTCTTCATCTTTAGGCAGGACAAAGGAAATATTTATACACTGAGTAAAAGCTGTCGTCCTCACCTCCTCACATAATATCTTTGGTTTCAAGATGGATAGGGAGTCTCAAGCTGAGTTCCTGGCACAGAGGCCTTACTTTTAATGACTTGGGCATTGCCAGTATTAGCTTCTTCTTTTCAGAAAAGTGGGTCCATGCTGATTTGAAGCACCTATAATGCACATCTGCCTGCCTGAATCCCCGTTTACACATGGTGCACATGCTAAGGGTCAgtaaacacatgcacacatgaaaCACTTTCTATAGTCTTGATGTTAAGTGCACTTCTTTACCCTCACCTAATGTTCTAAACTGCAGGACTGAAGTTGGACTGTTGAGGAACATGGGATGCATACGTAGAAGTAAAAAGTGTACATTAATAAACTACCCAGAATGGGTCCGAGTATAACAAGCACAGAGCTTGCAGGAGCAACAGACCTGTACAGACTACCTAAAACCAGGAACTGAAGTGGTGCCCGGACCCTTTGCACTGTAACTGACAAGGCAAACTTAGCTCCACCTGTGCTTAGAAGTGACTTTTAAGTTGTACATACAGAAAATCTGGTCCACAATATAGCCGCTAGGGTTGTGGCTGGTGCTGATGCTTGGGAGCCAGTGGTACCCATCTTACATCACCTTATCTGTTTTTTGTTCACTTTTGTCTATGTTTCCATTGCTGCTTTGTACTTGAAAATCCTTCCCTGCCTTAGGACCATGACACCTAATGGACCATCTATTTCCATGTGAGCCTGCTAATCTATCAAAGTGTTGCCAACCTTTGGGGGCTTGTGGGTACATTTGCCAACTGGAGAAACCATtgtctgcaacacacacacacggcaaccAAGCACAAACCACAACCTAATCTACTGGCTACCATAGAATGCTTTCGAGCCTAGCTTTGGCAGGGAAATGGAACCCTGTTGACTCCAGGGAAGACCCCTGCAGATGCAggtgggatgggtgaatctgtcaatttttgtttctcccagtttctcttttttccatgcgtaagttcagttctccacatttccacatttagTTTAATAGAGCCCCAAGTTACAAGGAAACTCTGTGGCTGGCTGCAAATTTGAttttacctttattattttatttgtttgtttatcaccATTATGCCAGAACCTCATGATTAAACTATCCAATACACTTAAATGATTAAACTATCCAATACACTTCCTCTAAGAAtctaatgtgtttgtttgttttaaaaaagctgccTGGGTGGCTCAGGCAATGATGGATCCCCAGCAGGCATTATCAGCTGCATGTGCCACAGCATTTGCCTGATCTTACTGTGCAGTAGCACCAGGCCTGCCCAACTAAacccatgtttacttggaaataagccacATATAGCTCTCTGGGACTTACTCTTATGTAGGTGTTGCAGCCACAGGGTAGTAAGTGCAACACTTAAGTGTAGTGAATCTAAAGTTAGTTCAACTGATGTAAATGGGACTGTGTGATTTTGGCAACCAATGGGATCACAAAGGCTGCTGGAAACCGCTACAGACACTCACTTCTTGCCTGCAACCAACTGGTCATGCACAGCCATCAAAAGCAAGGTTTATATATGTTCCATGGCACCATCAGTGATCTAAAATGGAGTCTTATTGCCTGTAGCATCGCATGACTCCCAGACCCCAGGAGGGGAGCCAGCATGTGCAatgattttaaatgtttgtgtcaATCAGAGCAAGATATGAAGTAGTGGGGGAAAGAGCAAATCGTTTATTAATGTATGGTCATTTACCTAATCTTCATACTTTGCACTTATACTAAGTGTTTCAAGTGTGGTACATGCTTCGCAAACATTATTTCAGCCATGTTGGTAAGAGCCTTCCAAGGAAATACCATCCTCGTGTTGAAGCTGGTGCAGGGGATCCAGCAAGGCCTCCTGGGCAACATTTGAACTGGTGTCTCTCCTTAACTGTGCTACATTAATTGCATACGGAACAGTCGAGGGTCCCAACTAACAGAAGCGAACAAAGCTTCTGAGTTCATCAAAAAACTTTTATCAGCCCTGCCCAATGACAAAAACCACAAACCAGACAAGAAGTGGGTGGAGATAAGAGATAAAGATGTTGCAAGGTGGAGAAGTTTGCAATTGTCTGGCAATGCAATCCTCTTATGTGTGTCTATACTGTAAATGGCTTTTGGGTGCCCCacgggaagtgattcataaatgattAGGATGATAATAATACTCAGGAATGCCCCCTTAGTTTTAAATGGAGTTCACTCTCAGGATaagtatgtacaggattgcagtcttaaaatATTAAGGCAGAGTTTAGGCTATATGTTATCTTAACATACGGTATACTAATCTGTAACCCATCTGTtataaaagacaaaaaaagtgTGCAGGTCCAAAGGGCAGGCGCAAATCTTTAGCAAACCCTAGACAGAAGTGGTGGGAACTGCATCACTGGAGCACACATCTCCCCAACAGAGATCCCCCCCTTAAAGAAGTGGTGTGCTTTCTCTGCTCTTGCAGCAAGTCTGCCTGCACCTGCACCCCCACCCATGTCTACATTGTATGGGGATGAGACTGCACGCCACCAGTACTCAATCAGGGCCCAACACTAATGATAAAATCCAAATTATCAGAAAAGTCGTAAAACTGTGACTATATTTGTTTGCCAACCACCACAAAAAATCAGAGCCTAGCTGTGGGGGGAGAGGACAAGCGGGGTTTTTTTTGCCCCATTAAGCCTCCAAAGGGGCGTCACTGAGGCCCCTAgcctatgtatgtgtgtgtacgcagatgtgtgtgggtttttttggggggccccaaactgggtctttgagctgggtgaaataaagcctagttttgtgcctgcaaaaataaatacctccccccccaatctttcgGAAGTGAGTTGTGGCAAACTCCTTAAAAACAGGGAAACTAAAGAAGCAATGAATGAAAGTCCCAAAACGGTGACTATGCCTTCTGACACCCCCACCTCAGCCTTCAAAGGAAGCTTTGCAAGACACAGACTCTAAATCAGCTGgaggttcccccccttttgcttttttatgactgcaatcctatgcgtgtctactcggaagtaaacaGCACTGAATTTCATGGGAGTTTTATTCTAGGTAACTGGGCTCAGGGTTGCAACCGGAAGAAAATTTTCCGTAGGGAGACAGAAATAAAATTCCAAAACAACCTGAGCTGCATTTGccgcaaattaaaacaaaaaacaaaaatcacatcCATCGACCCCTTCCAGGGTTTTAATATGCGGCGAGAAGAGGGGTTCGTTAACACAATGGAAGGCATCTCCGCgaggcaagaaaaaaaaaagaggaaaatcatcatcatcatcatcatcatctagctTTCTCCTAGTTCCGAATATGTCCAACTGGAATGCATGTCACAGGCACTTAATGAACATCTCAGCAACAAAAATTAATCGATGTAACTCCGAAATCCCAGACGTGAAAGGCCGGCGGGGCCGTTGGGCAAACAGAAGGAGGCAAAGGCGTTTTGTGTCCCTCACGGCGGGTCGGTTGCCCTCCGTTGCCAATACAGTTTTAGCTCCTGGAGCGCGGGACCCCCCTCGGGGCGACCCACTgcctccccgcccgccccctccACCCGCCACGGCATCTCCGTGGAAAGGAGCAGCTCCGTCGGGCCACGCGCGCCGACCCCCTCTCGGGGAGCTGCAGCTCCTTGTCGTGGGGAGGGGGGCCCTATGGGAAAGCGGGCCGAGGAAGGGGGTCCTCAGCTGCCCGCCCCCGCCCAGCAGCCGGGCTCCGCGAGGTCTCTTCCCGCGCCCGTGGCCAGGCTGGTGACGGGGAGGACGAGGGGCTGCTGCTGGTGGCGCATGGACTCCTCGTACGTGGGCAAATACTTCACCTCCTCGTAGCTGGGCAGCTGCAAGAAGACGGGCGACACGACGGGCAgaagggggggcggcggcggaggcggcggcgcctgactgctcctgctcctgccgctGTCGAGCAGCGAGTCCTGCGACGTGGCGGCCGTGGCGTTGAGCGGGGTGCCTCCCCGGGCCAGCGAGTCCCCGTCGCCCTCGTTGTCGCCGTCGcaatcgtcgtcgtcgtcctcgtCGCGGCGTCGGCGTCCCGGGCGCCGACGGCTGTTCCTGCGCGGACTCGGGCAGATGACGCGCTGCAGGAAGTAGCCGATGGCGAAGAGCACCAGCAAGATGAGCAGCCCGGAGAGCTTCCTCACGAACCAGCCCACGTTGTCCAGGAACGTGTGAAAGGGCAGCCGGCAGCACTTGACCTCCGGGTAGGTGGCGTTGCCGTAGCTGCAGCA containing:
- the C5H3orf80 gene encoding uncharacterized membrane protein C3orf80 homolog, encoding MGAGLPPGLLALGAALLCPPPCQGGSCAGLKCGEQESCCSYGNATYPEVKCCRLPFHTFLDNVGWFVRKLSGLLILLVLFAIGYFLQRVICPSPRRNSRRRPGRRRRDEDDDDDCDGDNEGDGDSLARGGTPLNATAATSQDSLLDSGRSRSSQAPPPPPPPPLLPVVSPVFLQLPSYEEVKYLPTYEESMRHQQQPLVLPVTSLATGAGRDLAEPGCWAGAGS